The Meriones unguiculatus strain TT.TT164.6M chromosome 20, Bangor_MerUng_6.1, whole genome shotgun sequence region AGGGAAGGCTGACTCATAGAACAGCAGCAAGAGAGAGGTCACACTGCTGGGGTACAATTCTTTGAAATTGGTGAGGGCCTGGCATTTAGAAAGGCTTGGAGATGCAGGCTAGAGAAATGCCAGAATCCTCCGAGTGGAGCTTAGTAGGTGATTGGGGTGTGAGCTTGAAGGATCTGAATTCGGAAAGAAATGTGGACAGCAGACTGTGAGAACGAGGGGGAGTTGGGAACAGACTTTTGATAACAGCGCTGGAGACATTACATGTTACATTCTGGAAGACACCTTGTCTGCATTTTGTCCATATCCTTGGACTCAATGAGACCGGATTTAAAGATGACCAATTAGATTACTTGGCAAAAGGAATTTAAGAAAGCACACAAACAGTGAGGTAGCTATTTCCAGCTGCTTCTAGTCAAATTTATAGGAAAAACGCTGGGTCAAAGCACAGTGGGGCGATTAGAAAAGCTTGCAGTTGGTCCAAAACATTTGGTGAAAGCGCTTCTGGGCCTGAGTGCAAATCCCATAACACCGACTCCTGTATGCGCACTCACACACTCATACgctctatacatacacacacaagaacataCACATAATCATCATCgtcatcaataataataataataataataataacctggTGACGTTATtattacacattttaaagatggagCCAAGGAAGAGGCAGCTGCtgcaaatttaaaaagaagccaaCTGTGGCCAGACAGCGGTGGCGCacacccttgatcccagcaccccggaggcagaagcaagtggctctctgagtttgcgctgcagagtgagttccaggatagccaaggctacccagagaaaccctgaccggaaaaccaagaaaaaaaaaaaagaaggaaggattaCAAAGGCCGTGACTCATGTGGAGGCGGAGTCTTCCACAAATAccattgacttaaaaaaaatatcctcAAGTAGGGcgggaagatgactcagtgggtaaaggcatgtgccaccgagccttacaacctgagtttgatctctggaacccacatggcgGAAAAGAACAACCCCCGAGTGTTATTCTCCTTCCTCCGCTTGTATGCCACGACAAGTGGGGAGGGAGagcagacacacactcacacagcctGCCAGAGGTACCTAGCAACAGCACTGTCTTTCCTCAACGCCCCTTTTCGTCCTTCTCCGCATCTCGTGAAAACAGAACAAGACTACGGCCCCAAGAAAGGGCTCGTGGGCTGGGATCGGgccaccctcctccactccctagTGTCCCGTGGGGACACCGCTTCCCAGTCTAAGGCCCACCTTCCCACATGTAGTCGGGTGATCATGTCTTCCGGCCAAAACCTGtagcagagaggcagggagggtaaTTACCTGAGTGGGAGGGAACAGGCCAAGAAACACGACAAGGCCCGTCCCGGCTGGAGGACTGAAAGCACATGCCTGAGGCTGGCCTTCCCAGGACGGCCTCCCCAGCCCTCTGCAAAGAGGGCTATGCTGGGTGGAAAGCGAGTCCACTCTGAGAGGATCCCAACGACTACCTTAGAGGCCATGTGGGAAAGCAGTGATGCAGGAGGTGGGCGTGAAAGGGATGGGGACACGATGGAACCTGCAATCAGAACGCTGATGCACGTGTCCAGCTCTCTAACAACCTGAAAGTGATGGAAGGTCAGACTCTGATTGGGGTAGATCAGGATATTTTCCCGTTAGCTGGGACTTGATACAAACTACCAACAGCATCGAGGGATTATTTATTGGTTTGATTGACAGGTCTCGGAGGGAAACCGGCCCCGCCCTCTGCCCTTGGGTGCTTGCCAACAGGAATCTAAATTTTACTGGCCAGATCTGAGGCCCAAATAAGACCCTGAGAACAGACCGGTGCCAGACTGGTGTGGGCCCTTTCAGCCTCCCGGAACCTTCTTGTTTGCTGAGCAGGGTATGAGAACCAGCAGAAATAGCAAGCCCTAAGGGAAGAAGCAGAGATCGCCACAGTGCTCCCCACCAACGGACCGTGAGTGCTCCTACTTGCCCCTTCCTGAAAGCTCTCGGTGACTAGGTGGAAAGAGACTCTACTCTGAGAGAGGATCCCAAGGGCTTCTGAAACGGGTGTGTCCTGGTCTGACTACAACCACAGAGCCTCTCCTAAgagcactgtaaaaaaaaaaaaaaaaattaaaaggtcgCCTAATAATGGTGCCCCACAGATGTGTGGGCATGTTCGCAGGGGTGTGCGCAGGGAGGTACTGGGTCTGCACTCACCCACTGAGTGCCTCCTGCTTTGGAACACTGACACGGCACCGGAAGTAAAAGGTGGCTCTGTTCTGTTTTGTAGACTTCTGCTGGAACGCTGTCACACAGATGTGAGCCTCCTTGATTGACTGGCTCTGAGAGCCAGGCTGAGAGAGAGCTCATTAGAAAAGACCAAAAATAACATGTTCCAGATCCgaagtggggtgggggaaggctgCAGACGCGGCTGCCCAGCTGCCACTAGAACACGGGACACTGTCGGCCGCAGGTTTTGCAGGCTGTTCCCGGAGTTGAAGACCAGCTAAGTTCCCCTTGAGACCACCCCCTCGCCCGCCAGTACTTCCTGCCCTCTGGGCAGTGGGAACCTTTATACATAGTCACAGACAGTGTTGACTGAGGTGTCTGCATGAGGACAAAAAGCTGGagggctcctgcctccaggaaatGGTATGGTGGCAGGTTGGCAAAGTGAGGCAGGTCCTCGGAGCCCAGGGCCCTCACTCACTGCGTGAGGAACTCCAGCCTCACTGGGCTCCTCAGCAATCGGGTGAACTCAGCCAGTCAGAAGGACTAGTATATTTGGATAACTGCACTTATTTGTTCTGCTCTCAAGTCtccatctctcccagccctctgtggtttggggtttctctgcatagtccttgctgtcctggtactcgatctgtagaccaggctggccttgaactcacatggatctgcctgtctctgcctcccaaatgctgaggttaaaggccatCACCACCCAGGTCTACTTTTTCTCCTAAATTATGCTTTGTTCCAACACGTAGAATGTAAAGATGTACAATTCAAGTAAGTTCCTTTTTGCTTCCTAGTACACTTGGATCTAGGCGGAAAGGGTCATGTGGACAGCGTTACACAGACATTCCCTTATTTGTTCAGACTTCTATGGAGGTCCAGCCTTGGGTATAAGCTGATTTATCACAATGCTCTACCCTTAACCTGCAGGCAGGCTGTTACGAGCGGCGCCCCTGGTGGCTCCTGGTCTATGACAAAGGCACCCTGTAGGATCTTTCTGTCCCCCTTCCCCGAGTCTGCTTAATGCTAAACTGCCAATTAAAACTTTCAGACATCTTTTCCCCCCATCAAGTTAGCAATGCttgttttatttgagaaaaatgaTCAATACAGAAAAAGGCTTCACTCTTCAAATTTTAAGTTCCCATCCAGAAaagtcacacattttttttttatcaaagcCACAGAAGTTGGTGAGACACTCCCATGCTAATGCAGATGAGGTTCATCAGTGGCCAGGGTGGAGAGCAGGAAGGGCTTGAGCAGGACAGAACCACAGGCTGCCCGGATGCAGGGACTTGAAGGGACTGCCTCTCTGGCTTTATCTCTGCTCTGTTAAACCCCAGGTGCACATCACAGGAATGGCTTGAAGGGGTCCTCTGCTTGCTTTCGAAAGAAGAGGGGCCCTCGGAGAGCCATCCCTCTGCAGGGCAGGGTGGAGCAACATTCCCAGTGCCCACTGTGACTGGTGGCTGTGGCGATCAGAGCCCAAGAGCCACTGCGTGGATCCAAGTACAGACAGGATCTCAAGTGGAGCCAGCCCGACAtgagggggggggagagaaagccCCGCTGAGGATTGTTCACAACTCTTGGTGGGCTGctaccccaccccccagctcTGTGCACATTTCACACGTTGACCCACATGTCCCATTTGCTTTTCCTGGGCTTCTGACCCACTAGCATTTATCAGGGTTCCTCCGGTTAAATTCATTTTCCTAAACAGATAGCAGAACTCAGGGGAAAAGCTTAACAGTGAATGTCGAAGGTTGTCAGGATGGGTATAGATGAACACATATGAGGTATGCTAAAGGGACACAGAGCTCCCATGCCCTCTCTGGACACCTCCAGAAGCTCCTGGAAGCCTTCTAAATCCGGTTCTGTAGCTGGAAGTTCAGCTACCTGAAGCCTCCAAACCCTGTTCTGTTTGGGAGGGTCTAAGGAGACTAATACAGTCATGATCGTTGTCCATTGTTGGTCAGCTCAACATTCAGGCCTTCTCCTGTCCCTGCACATTGAGCAGTGGGGCTAAAGTCCCAACTGCCAGATCCTGCCAGGACCTTCCAGTGACCAGCTCTATCCTGAAGCTATCTAGTGGGCAGCCAGCCATCGGTCACTATACACAAAAAGGCACACCACTGCAGAGATTCCAAAGACATTAAGGGGTTGTACACCAGGGAAAGAATGAAGACCCAGTAACATAATCGGTTATAACTCAGGTTAAATCAGAATCTAAGAACAGAATCTGGCTGTTCTGGTAAATCCTGCTGAATCTCCAGAAGTATGAATTCTAAGTTTCCAGGGTAGACAGAAAGCATCTTTTAAAACAGTGTTCATCTGTAGACTGTTGTCCTCTATGGTTGAGTCTATAAAAAAACAACCCCGGATGTTCATGGCTCTATCCGTGCTCTTGATTCCTTCCCATGATTCAGTTGGTTGTGATGAGGGCATCCTTTGGACAACAGGAAACACCAAATAAGAAAGATGTGGGAACTAAGCAATCACACCTGATAGCCCCTGGGGACACAGGCTGTCCTGAGTCTGAAGATTACAATCCTGCCTGACTCTCCACTCTCAATAGCCTTCTCCTCCTTGCACGCCAACTCAACAGAAACTTCTCAAcctgccttctttcctgccttccccAGTCATGACTAGATTGTTTCCTCAGCCAAACCCAAGGGAAAGGCCTTAATGTGCAGGACAGAAACATGCAACTGCACCTTATTTGTATTTGCTGGTGAGTTAGTAAATGAGCGTAGCTGCTGTAACCTGAAAGCTGGGGCATGGGGCAGGAGAAAAGGTAGAAAGATATGCGACAGGAAGAGCAACAAAACTCTGCCTACATTGtaaccactgtgtgtgtgtgtgtgtgtgtgtttctttctctttctccatctcagtCTCTCATGTCTGTCTTtcactttttctctgtgtgtgtgtgtgtgtgtgtgtgtgtgtgtgtccttgcctATGTAGGCGCCTGTGggtgtcagaggacagccttagATGTTTCCCTCAGTCACTTCCCACCTTGattgttaagacagggtttctcagtgagCCTGGAGTTTGATGGTCCTGCTAGATTGGCTGGCCATCGAGGCTATCGCCCCTCCctcgtgctgggattatagatgccGCCATACCCAGATCTTTATGTGAAGGCCAGGGATCTAAACTAGGTCCTTGTGCtacacaaatatttttctgagtTGTGCCCCTAACCACagtctcttcttttatttttttatgcattAGCTTTTGCCATGCATTTcaagtatgtatttttttttaaatcctgttcTTAATTCTGTCACGTAGTTCTGGTAAGAACTCTTAGAAGTAAGTAGGTTTACCCACAGAACCAGGAACAAAGAAGAGTTGTCGGTGCCAGTAGCTGGGGCTGAGGTCAGAAGTCAGTCTGAGGGTTAGTGAGAGGCATGTTGAGAACATTTCAGTGGCATCTGCTGGGTGGAGAACTGAAGAAGGGAGGATGAAACAGGGCATGGAGAAGATGAGGAGACACAGCCAGGGACTCTGGCTTCTCTTATCCTCACTGTGGGAGAGAGCCTTCACAGTAACACAAAACCATTTTGAGGTGCAGAGCAGATGATACCTGTCACTGTCTTCCATTTCTGACCACAGGAGACCACAGAGAAAGCAATTTCCCAGGAATGGAGCCATTGGCAACGACCTTTTGTCCTCTGGAATCCACAGAATACAGCAGAAACGAGTCCCTAAATGAGACGACCTTGTCTTCAAAGTATGACTACAGTTACATGTCCATCTGCCTGGTCATTTGTCTGCTGGGACTGATTGGGAATGGATTTTTGATATGGTTCCTAATCTTCTGTATCAAGAGGAAGCCATTCACCATCTACATCCTACATCTTGCCATTGCTGACTTCATGGTCCTCCTCTGTTCATCCATCATCCAACTGATAAACATCATCCACAGCCAGGACATCCCTCAACTGGCCTATCCCGTTGTCTTCATGATCTCCGGCTACAACACGGGTCTGCACCTCCTCACAGCCATCAGTGTGGAGCGATGCCTCTCAGTGCTTTACCCAATCTGGTACCAGTGCCGACGTCCAAAACACCAGTCCGCTGTGGCCTGTGCGCTGCTGTGGGCCCTCTCTGTTCTGGTGTCTGGTTTGGAAAACTTCTTCTGCATTCTGAAAGAGAAGCCCCGATTCCCTGAATGCCGATACGTGTACATATTTTCCTGTACCTTGACTTTCCTGGTCTTTGTTCCTCTCATGGTCTTCTCCAATTTGGTCCTCTTCATCCAAGTCTGCTGTAATGTGAAGCCACGCCAGCCAGCCAAGCTCTACGTGATCATCATGGTCACGGTGATCCTGTTTCTCGTCTTCGCCATGCCCATGAAGGTGTTGCTTATCATCGGCTACTACTCCAACTCGAGTGATCACACTGTGTGGGAACCCCTTCCCTACCTGAACTTGCTGTCCGTTATTAACTGCAGCATCAACCCAATTGTCTACTTTGTGGTAGGCagcctgaggaggaagaagagcaggaagTCCCTAAGAGAAGCGCTGCAGAAAGTCTTTGAGGAGAAGGCAGTGGTAGGCTCTAGGGAGACTGTTGcacatttctctctgccttcatAACCTTCCGCTAGGATATCCCAAAGGAAGGATGCCCGAAGTTAGCTCTTTACGGGGATATAACACCATCATGAAACCATTTCTCTATCTTCCCACCTGATGGCTCACCTAAGATTAAAGAGAAAGTCCTTCATTCCTCCTGGAAATAAACGGCAAGTTTCACCGTACACACGATACACTTGGCCACTGATAAGCTGATGGGAGCTGATATATTTTTCCAGTACTGGGGGTTGGATCTtggacctcacacatgctaggcaattCTCTAGCTTGATCCCATCTTCCCAGCACCAACCTCTCTGTGCGTCACAAACATCGTCTTGCTTACTCTTCTTGTCAGTCTCATGAGCCGCTGTTGTCAATCCACTGTCACAGATAAAGGTAAGAGGTTCCGTGAGGTTACAGGATAAGGCTGGGGCTGAACTGGACTGTGACTTCCAAACCCACACTTGAGACCGTAAAACCCAGGGCAGCCTCTGAGAGGTATATAAACTATTTATACTCTTGTCATCAATATCACTCCCCACTTCCTGTTCCCTGgatacatgggggggggggggacatgtTAGTCCTTGTAAGGGACATTCATGCTATCCTATCCTACAAAGTGTCTTCATTAGCCACATGTTGAGAATTTATCATGGAACGAGTTGAGAGCTAGATGGGATGTTCCATCTATGTCATTCTGTAAGAATCggagagatggggctggagagatggctcattggttaagagcactgtctgatcttccagaggaccgggtttcaattcccagcacctgcatggcgtCTCATAGCTCTCTGTAACTCCTGTCTCAGGCAATCCagcaccctcatacagacatacatgcaggtaaaacaccaatgtaataaaaaataaataaattgtttttaaaaattagaggGAACAGCCAGTCagtggtggaacacacctttaatcatagcacttgggACACGGAGGCacatggagctctgtgagttcaaagccatcttggCCTTCctgacagctaaggctacatagagaaaccctgtcttgaaaaaacaaaacaaagaatcagaGGGAGCTGCAAcaagaatgagtgaatgagtgaagcTTTGCTTAGGCTTGGAAATTTTCACTTTatctcccttcctgccttctagtcctctctcccccacccctagCACACCGTCCCTTCAGCTGAGCAGATGATTGGAAATTCTGATGGTGATACTCTTGAAatggagtgttttctttctttattgctacAAAAACAGTCTGCAGTAGTCCCAAGGCACTGTGGATGGACTTTGCTATTTCAAGGTCAGTTCCTGCGTCTTCTCAGGACTATTAATAAATTTTGCTCATCTAGTAATTTTCTTactgggataaaaaaaataaaatctcataaCGCAACTGGATTtcataaaataaatccttaaatgTAAACCCGACAAACTAGGGACTATATTGAGCGCTCTAGCATTCGGTGGCCTTGGGCCTGCTCCAACTATGATGAGAAGGTCCAACTATGATAAACCACGAATTAGAACATGTATTTTAATAAGTATGACAGCATGGTAATGTCTCTTAACATATGGAATGCTCAGCTAATCCAAGAAGAAAAATGGTGGGATACCGATAGATAAGTGGGTAAAAGTTAAACAGTGTGTGATTTCTAATCTCACTGTAACCAAGCAAAAACCACCCATAGTCAGAAGTGTTTGAACTCATTAGTTACCAAAAAATGTTAGCTAAGATAAcagagtggaggtcctcctccccttccctctgaccctagcctatcaggtctcaccaggaccggcttcattgccttcctctgcgacctggaaaggctgctcccccatggtgggagggacatgggaggagatgacggaggaagggtgggattgggagggaatgagggagggggctacagctggggtacaaagtgaataactgtaattaatataaaaataaaataagaattaaaaaaaaagataacaaagtggggcactggagagatggttcagcagttaagagcactgtgatcttccagaggtcctgagttcaattcccaggatccccttggtggttcacaaccatctattcagggatctgatgccctcttctggcatgcaggtgtacatgcagatagagtactcatacataaaaatagatctttaaaaacaaaacaaacaaaacaaaaaaacagaatggaGTCAGGCATGATAGTACATATCCATAATGGAAACACTCAGGGGTAGAAGCAGGAGGCttttgtgaatttgaggacatTTTGAGTAGcttggtgagatcctgtcttaaaacaaataagaaaagaaaaaaataaatgatccGAATGTCATTTTAGCCCGTACAAATGTcagtttgtatatgtgtatgtgtggtgccgGGGGAACAAAGCCACGCTCCACATGCTGGGCAAACGCTTGTCCTGAGCTGCATCCCCACCCAAGAGTGACTGTTAGAGCCAAATGGTGAGAGGGGCCTCTTCAGACACCGCCGAGTCTCTGTCTTTGTG contains the following coding sequences:
- the LOC110547878 gene encoding mas-related G-protein coupled receptor member H-like codes for the protein MEPLATTFCPLESTEYSRNESLNETTLSSKYDYSYMSICLVICLLGLIGNGFLIWFLIFCIKRKPFTIYILHLAIADFMVLLCSSIIQLINIIHSQDIPQLAYPVVFMISGYNTGLHLLTAISVERCLSVLYPIWYQCRRPKHQSAVACALLWALSVLVSGLENFFCILKEKPRFPECRYVYIFSCTLTFLVFVPLMVFSNLVLFIQVCCNVKPRQPAKLYVIIMVTVILFLVFAMPMKVLLIIGYYSNSSDHTVWEPLPYLNLLSVINCSINPIVYFVVGSLRRKKSRKSLREALQKVFEEKAVVGSRETVAHFSLPS